From the genome of Leeuwenhoekiella sp. MAR_2009_132, one region includes:
- a CDS encoding tetratricopeptide repeat protein, whose amino-acid sequence MKVAEAGYESAELFSKLGDAFYYNADYTEAEMWYQKLVEKYPADVTPDQYFRYAQTLRAIKEYDKSLEMIKRYKELMSTEGTDYYNGTTAEVRTGYVNGTYEIQRLNVNTVGYSDLHLHFTVSN is encoded by the coding sequence TTGAAAGTTGCTGAAGCAGGTTATGAGTCAGCAGAACTTTTCAGTAAGCTGGGTGATGCATTTTATTATAATGCAGATTATACAGAAGCAGAAATGTGGTATCAGAAATTAGTGGAAAAATATCCTGCTGATGTTACTCCAGACCAGTACTTTAGATACGCCCAAACCTTGAGAGCCATAAAAGAGTATGATAAATCTCTTGAGATGATTAAGCGCTACAAAGAGCTTATGAGCACTGAAGGTACAGACTACTATAATGGTACAACTGCAGAAGTTCGTACAGGTTATGTAAATGGCACCTATGAAATTCAACGACTTAATGTAAATACCGTAGGCTATTCAGATTTGCACCTTCATTTTACGG